Within Flavobacterium pisciphilum, the genomic segment AATTTTATTTGGAATGGATTGAAGATGATCTGAAAAGAGAGTTATTATTTGAGAAAAAAATATACTAACAAAAATTGTAATAATTGAATTAAAAATTAACTTGAACTGAATAAAATGACCTCTGTTAAACTTGCTATAAGAGATTTGGAAAATATTTCAACTTATGCCTTATTGTTATAGGCATGGTTACAAACCCACGCTGTCGCTAAACGTGTCTTTTGGTTACACTTTAGTAATAATTTTGTTTTTTGTATTTCTGTTTTTCGTTAAAATAAAAAGTTATGAACTACCATTGTAATTCCAAGTATTATAGAATTCCAAGTACATCCTAAAAAAAGATAACACTATAAGCTACTTGTTGCTGAAAGAAACTTTTATGCAAATTTTAGGATAATCCACAAAATAGTAAGTAAATCTTACCTTTGTCAGAATTATATATAAGTGCGCAGTAATTTTGTCTCCGAAAACTTAAAACTGAACAAAAAAACATGAAAAAAACTATTTATTTCTTGATTATTAGTACTCTTTTGTTATTATTATTTTTAGACAGATGTACGACCCATAATATATCAACAAATGATTTTTTTAAGCCAAAATGGTATAAAAATTTTAAAAGCCTAATAGGAAAACCGCAATCTAAAAATTATGAAATTTTACCTTTGAAAGGTACTTTTCCAATATTGTATGATAGCATTAATAATGATTATTACGTTTCTAATTATCAGGGTTTAACAAAATACAATTATTTAGGAAACATTATTATATCAGATGATTTAGCAAAAGAAAAATATACATCTGTTTTTGATTTTGCAAATTTTATACCGTATGTATTTGCGGAAAATGGAGTGTATGATTTTTCAGGGAAAAAGCTAGTTTATACTAAGTTTTCGCAAATACTAAATTCTCAAAATGAAATTAAGGACGCCGACTTTAAAATACTTTTTGAAAAATATTACAATGATGCTGAAATGGTAGTTTATGATACCAATAGGAATTTTGATTATCTAGCTGAAAATTATCCAATGTATTTTAAAATAAAAAATAATTGGATTTTATTATTCTCACAAAAAGGAGATACTAGGTTTACGCATTCTGGAAGTAACGAAATAGAAAATGATACCATTGGTCAGATTGATTTTTTAAATTTTCCTGCAAAATTTGCTGATAAAAGGTTAATTGTTTTAAAAGACCCCAAAAGTGGAATTTATTCTACCCAACAGATTGGCAAAAAAATAGATGATGATTATCTAACAAGGTATTCTTCACAACTGTTAAAGGAGCAAAAGTTTGATTACCAAAGTTCAAATTCAATCCAATTGCTTTCTCGCAAAAAAGACGAGTATTATTTTACAGGCAGTTTCTTTGATTTTCCAGATTGGGTTTCTCCATCGTTTATTAACACTGCCTATTATCAAGTTACTTATAACAACGAAAGTTTGTTTTTTAAAGAGAAGGCAGTAAAGTATTTTAAGGATTCCAAATGTAAAAATGATTTATATTTATATGAATTACCCAAGCATTTGAGAACAAAATCAAAAGTAGCTTTTTTAGATTATGCAATTAATATTGGTGGCTATACAAACGATAGCACAGGCATTGTAGAGCCTATTATAAAAAATGGAGGATTGTATATATTGAGACAAAAAAAATAGCGTTAAAACCCATATCAAGTGTTCGGTTATATTCTTTGACGCTCCATTGAATTTTAAAACTCCAAAGTGATTCGACTTTGGAGTTTTTTATTTTATTCAATTCTCAGAAGTAAAATACGTTTATGATACTTCTGACTCACTTTTTATTTTTTTAAATTTTAGATGTGTTTCATGAAGTTCATCAAGCAATTCAAGTTCGTTTGGCATTAACTGAAGCGACAGTTCAAGAAGTCTTATAATATTTATTTCGGGATTAGGAATTAAGGAGGAGATGTGTGGGCTTTCGGTATCTAGCGCTAGTATGCAGACTTTCAATATATCACAGACCATTAAGTTTAATTCATTATAACTAGATGTATTTATAGCAACAGTATAATGATTCTGATTTCCTTCAACTTCTTTGAGTTTATCAAAATAGCTGACTTTGGAGATGTGTTTAAAAAGGCTGTTCAATAATTCTTTCTCTTCCGTTTTCATAATTTTACTTTTTTAATTGATACTTGTCTAGAAAATTGTATTTTTGTTTAACACCTACAAAGTAAGTAATTGCTTACTTTGTACGATATCAACTTAGCCCGTACAGTACATAACTAATTATGTATCATACAGACTTACTTTTTTATTCGTAATTATTATCTTTGAGCTATGAGTACATTAACAAAACCGAATCACATAGGGCGAAAAATTAGCCGTATTCGTGAATTAAAAGACATGAAACAAGAAGCATTAGCACAAGCTATGGGTACAAACCAGCAGGCTGTTTCAATTATAGAAAATAGCGAAACTATTGATGAAGAGAAATTAATCGAAGTGGCAAAAGCCTTAGGTGTGACTGTAGAAGCAATTAAGAATTTTTCTGAAGAAAGTATGATTAACTATTTTAATAATTATTATGACAATAAGGGGCATATATTAAATTCTTGTAGCCAACTTACTTTCAATCCTCTTGATAAAGTAGTTGAGCTTTATGAGCGTTTGGTTCAAGCGGAAAAAGATAAAGTTGATTATTTGGAGAAGTTACTAAAAGGGAAGTAGTTTTTTTTATATAAAATTATAAACCTCCAAAATCAAATGATTTTGGAGGTTTTTTTGATTTGAAACAGGATCATTCGTATTTTCGACCAAATATCCAGTCTGATACAGCTGGTTTTGTGCTTGGGAAATTTGTATTTATTTGGAAAAAACGTGTATCTTTAATTCCCAACCTCTCCTAATAGACAGAATATTAGCTGTAACCTTTTAAAAAAAAATCCGAATTAAATGAACAAACTTTTCCACATATTTAAGGTTGATGAATTGGATACAAAAAAAATTTCGGAGCAGCCAAACGAACCACATAATCACGATTTTGAAGAATTATTGATAGGAATAGAAGGAGAAGTGGAACATTTCATTGATTTTAATTCTACCAAAACCCAAGCACCGTTTGTAAGTTTTGTTACCAAAGGCAAAGTCCATCGCTTGATACCAAGGGTTTATAATGGCAAATGCGATATTTGGGCTATTCGCTTCAAAAGTGAATTTATTCCTGAAACCATTTTTCAGCTGTATTCTCTTTATCACGACCGAGCTAATATAAAATTGGAAAGAGATTTTTGCTTTCAAAGATTGGTGGATGTATGTAAAATGATGTATGATGAATCGATACAAGAAAGTCCTAATTATACCATA encodes:
- a CDS encoding helix-turn-helix domain-containing protein, giving the protein MSTLTKPNHIGRKISRIRELKDMKQEALAQAMGTNQQAVSIIENSETIDEEKLIEVAKALGVTVEAIKNFSEESMINYFNNYYDNKGHILNSCSQLTFNPLDKVVELYERLVQAEKDKVDYLEKLLKGK